The Stigmatella ashevillena genomic sequence GATGTACTGGGACTGCCCCCAGACGCGGGAGGTGGTGGCGGGCTGGGGAGAGGCCGGGGCCATGGAGACCGGCAACGCCCAGGAGGCGCGGGAAGTGCTCCGGCGGCTGTCTTCCTCGGCCACGGTGCGGTGGGTGGGCGAGGCTCCTGCGTCGCTTCCCGGGCCGTGGTTCGGGGGCATGCGCTTCGCGGCGGAAGGGAATGACAAGGGTTGGGGCCCGTTTGGCTTTGGACGCTGGACGCTGCCAGAGCGGATGGTGTGGCGCGAGGGGGACCGGCTGGCGGCGGCCGTCTTCGTCCCCGAGGGGCCCGGCGCGGAGGAGCAGGTCCGGGCGCTGCTGGTGGGCATCGGGGCCAACTTTCCAGCAGGTCCCCTGCCCTCCCGGCGCACCGCTCAGGTGCTGCGCGTGTCCTCGTCCCGGCCAGAGTTCGAGCAGAGCGTGGAGCGGGCCACGGAGACCATCGCCCGGGGACGCTTGCAGAAGGTGGTGTTGGCCCGGGCGGTGGAGATCGAAGGCGAGCGCCCGTTTGATGCGGTGCAGGTGCTGGCCCGGCTGCGCGAGCAGAACCCCCGGTGTTCCACCTTCCTCTTCCGTGCCCCGGATGGGACGGCCTTTCTGGGCGCCACGCCGGAGACGCTGTGCCGCTGGGAGGGACGGGAGTTGCACACGGAGGCGCTCGCCGGGACCGCGCCGGTGGCGCAGGCCCAGGAGCTGAGCGGGCGGGACAAGGAGCAGCGCGAGCACCACGCCGTGGTGCGCTACCTCCTGGAGGTGCTGGGCCCCCTGTGCGAGCGCATCGACGCGGACGACGCCCCCACGTTGCTGCCGCTGAAGAACATGGTGCACCTGCGCACGGGCATTCGGGCCCGGTTGCGCGAGGGGGTGGGCGTGGCCGAGCTGGTGGCGGCGATGCACCCCACGCCGGCCGTGGGCGGAACTCCCAGCGCGATGGCGTTGGCGTTCCTCCTCGAGCACGAGGGGCTGGACCGGGGCTGGTACGCCGCGCCCGTGGGCTGGGTGGGCCCAGGGCGGGCCCATCAGGTGGTGGCGCTGCGCTCCGCCCGGGTGAAGGGCACCACGGCCCGGCTCTTCGTGGGCGCGGGCATCGTCGCCGGCTCGAAGGCCGAGGCGGAGTGGCGGGAGACCGAGCTGAAGAGCCTCACGATGGTGAAGGCGCTCGGCGGTTTGGAGGGCTGAGGCCCCCGGTCTCAGTCCAAGGGTTCGCCGGGCGTCAGCGGCCCCTGCCCGGTGAGGGACCACGCGGTCGGACAAAAGGCGTAGAGGTGCGTGCGCGCACCACTCAGCAGCAATTGGAGGAGGGAGGCACGGCGATCCCCTCCTCCATAGATGGCCAGCTCGAAGTGCTCCGTCTTCACCCCGGCCCGCTCCAGCGCATGCCGGCACGCGTCCTCGAAGCTGCCCAGGCGGTCCACCAGCCCCGCGGCCAGCCCGCGCGTGCCTGAGAAGACGCGCCCCTCCCCTCGCTCGTGGATCTCCTCCTTCGTCCGGCCGCGTGCCTTGGCCACGTGGGCCAGGAAGGCCTGGTAGGTCTCCTCCACCTCCGCCTCCAGCGAGGCGCGCTCGTGGGGGGTGAAGCCGCGCGACACCGAGAAGATGCCCGCGTTGTCCCCGCGAGTGAGCAGCGTGCGGTGGATGCCCAGGTGCTCCAACAGGCCCGAGGCCTCGAACTTGCCCGCGAAGACGCCGATGGAACCCACCACCGCGTGGGGGGAGGACCAAATCTCCTGCGCCCCCAGCGCCGCCATGTACCCGCCACTGGCGGCCACCTGATCCACATAGGCAATCACGGGCTTCTTGCGCGCCACGCGTTGGATCGCCTCCAAGATGATCTCCGAGGCCAGCGCCGAGCCTCCCGGGCTGTTGATGTAGAGCACCACCGCCTTGGCGCGCTTGTCCCTGCCCGCGGCGCGCACCGCCTTCACCACCGCCTCCGAGCCCGCGGTCTTGGGGCCGATGGGGCCGTGGGAGCCTCGGCCGGAGACGATCATTCCCGACAGGGAAACCAGGCCAAGCTTCGGCCGCCGCCGCACCGGCCGCCACTTCACGGGCGGAAAAGGCAGCGCCGCCAGCCAGCTCTCCATGGCCTCC encodes the following:
- a CDS encoding isochorismate synthase; protein product: MDAPVRAGQERWVGGMLYLAAVDPLAGAEVLGEPSMYWDCPQTREVVAGWGEAGAMETGNAQEAREVLRRLSSSATVRWVGEAPASLPGPWFGGMRFAAEGNDKGWGPFGFGRWTLPERMVWREGDRLAAAVFVPEGPGAEEQVRALLVGIGANFPAGPLPSRRTAQVLRVSSSRPEFEQSVERATETIARGRLQKVVLARAVEIEGERPFDAVQVLARLREQNPRCSTFLFRAPDGTAFLGATPETLCRWEGRELHTEALAGTAPVAQAQELSGRDKEQREHHAVVRYLLEVLGPLCERIDADDAPTLLPLKNMVHLRTGIRARLREGVGVAELVAAMHPTPAVGGTPSAMALAFLLEHEGLDRGWYAAPVGWVGPGRAHQVVALRSARVKGTTARLFVGAGIVAGSKAEAEWRETELKSLTMVKALGGLEG
- the sppA gene encoding signal peptide peptidase SppA translates to MVRLVFVALANLLLLIRTLLGLPFRLLASRHRPAYVRFRLSGDMAYRERRRSRWRWGLRGAPPEPATVSSLESFREALGLLAKDPEVKGILLELEGLAVSSAKKDELVKQLLAFRSAGKRVVGWAVSVDNLGFQVLCAADEVLLAPAGRVDLVGYAAEATALGEGLARVGIQAHFVRRGAYKTAPELFTHERVSDIQQQTMEAFLDERYAELVNAIARGRKRSAEEAKALIDAGPYSAQRAVTAGLVDALCSEAELPARLDTRPPKEKKQGEDEPEEPLEAMESWLAALPFPPVKWRPVRRRPKLGLVSLSGMIVSGRGSHGPIGPKTAGSEAVVKAVRAAGRDKRAKAVVLYINSPGGSALASEIILEAIQRVARKKPVIAYVDQVAASGGYMAALGAQEIWSSPHAVVGSIGVFAGKFEASGLLEHLGIHRTLLTRGDNAGIFSVSRGFTPHERASLEAEVEETYQAFLAHVAKARGRTKEEIHERGEGRVFSGTRGLAAGLVDRLGSFEDACRHALERAGVKTEHFELAIYGGGDRRASLLQLLLSGARTHLYAFCPTAWSLTGQGPLTPGEPLD